Proteins from one Mycobacterium sp. EPa45 genomic window:
- a CDS encoding sulfite exporter TauE/SafE family protein gives MLIAGVLGGLTGSIAGLASVATYPALLAIGLPPVTANVTNTVALVFNGIGSAWGSRPELVGQGRFIARMAPLTVAGGATGAVLLLTTPADAFEKVVPVLLGVASLAIVAPLGTPQPGRRRRAVLVAEALAIFGIALYGGYFGAAAGVLFLALLLNAGADSLAHANAAKNILLGLANCVAAVVFAVFAPVHWLAVIPLGAGCLIGSRLGPIVVRHAPGTPLRILIGAAGLVLAVKLGFDAY, from the coding sequence TTGCTGATCGCTGGTGTGCTCGGTGGGCTGACGGGCAGTATCGCCGGGTTGGCGTCAGTGGCGACCTATCCGGCCCTGCTGGCGATCGGGCTGCCGCCGGTCACGGCGAATGTGACCAACACGGTGGCGCTGGTGTTCAACGGCATCGGTTCGGCGTGGGGCTCCAGGCCCGAACTGGTCGGTCAGGGCCGTTTCATCGCCCGGATGGCGCCGCTGACCGTCGCGGGCGGTGCAACCGGTGCGGTGCTGCTGCTGACCACCCCGGCGGACGCCTTCGAAAAAGTCGTTCCGGTACTGCTCGGCGTGGCCTCGCTGGCCATCGTGGCGCCGCTCGGTACGCCCCAGCCCGGGCGCAGGCGCCGTGCTGTGCTGGTGGCCGAGGCGCTCGCGATCTTCGGAATCGCGCTCTACGGAGGCTATTTCGGTGCCGCGGCCGGTGTGCTGTTCCTGGCGTTGCTCCTCAACGCCGGCGCCGACAGCCTGGCCCACGCCAACGCCGCCAAGAACATCCTGCTCGGCCTGGCGAACTGCGTCGCGGCAGTGGTGTTCGCGGTCTTCGCGCCGGTGCACTGGCTCGCGGTGATCCCACTGGGTGCGGGCTGCCTGATCGGTTCACGGCTGGGGCCGATCGTCGTGCGGCACGCTCCAGGCACCCCGCTGCGGATCCTCATCGGTGCCGCCGGGCTGGTGCTGGCGGTCAAACTCGGGTTCGACGCGTATTGA
- a CDS encoding glycosyl hydrolase family 28-related protein, whose translation MARVSRRHLLLGVPALGVVVAFARHEVHRTVNVRHHGAKGDGVTDDSAAIRRAVAALRTNSTLYFPSGTYRFAELHPTADAAIVIGGLSRVTVEFDAGAELLMDNLDRAAGTGTGHGILVHGPAEDVELRNVAIRWARPAIRSMGDGIRIVGDPFSRGWRHGPVSRVALSHCSVRGSPQAGVIMIGTSDIRVDGLRTENTRADGLHFNACRRGRVDGYTAVGAGDDGLALVTYYAPKRVIDSAAQTFSFPDLTEWSNDSFAVSNVTIDGGKANGVRLAGARGVTLTGLAIGGVDSGAAVMIDSAAPGNDVGWHYVASRGVHMSDVAIDSCETGIHLLARPDDAVDPRFTHFDVAIEDAAIRDCKNWSLRAESLTDQRATGFDLRSCAVEASSSAGGNGGVGLANTSHSRLNALSIRHSRAVLAFAANDVGDLAVDRLAVTITDGDPPDKPGPCTGFENCDGVVDGLRITWDSAPTAWAPVHLTGASGVGQSVRMTIRRG comes from the coding sequence ATGGCGCGAGTATCGAGGCGGCACCTGCTGCTAGGTGTGCCTGCACTGGGAGTGGTCGTCGCGTTCGCGCGCCACGAGGTGCATCGCACGGTCAACGTCCGTCACCACGGCGCCAAGGGGGACGGGGTCACCGACGACTCGGCGGCGATTCGCCGAGCTGTCGCCGCGCTGCGGACCAACAGCACGCTGTATTTCCCAAGTGGCACATATCGATTCGCTGAGCTCCATCCGACGGCTGACGCCGCCATCGTCATCGGCGGCCTGTCCAGAGTGACCGTCGAATTCGACGCCGGTGCAGAGCTGTTGATGGACAACCTCGATCGGGCCGCTGGCACGGGCACCGGCCACGGCATTCTCGTCCACGGGCCGGCCGAGGACGTGGAGTTGCGTAATGTCGCGATCCGCTGGGCGCGACCCGCGATCCGTTCGATGGGGGATGGCATCCGCATCGTGGGCGACCCCTTCTCCCGTGGCTGGCGTCACGGCCCGGTAAGCCGAGTTGCGCTGTCGCACTGCTCGGTTCGGGGCAGCCCACAGGCCGGAGTGATCATGATCGGGACGTCTGACATCCGCGTCGACGGCCTGAGGACGGAGAACACCCGGGCGGATGGCTTGCACTTCAATGCCTGCAGGCGGGGCCGGGTCGACGGTTACACCGCCGTCGGCGCCGGTGACGACGGACTGGCTCTGGTCACCTACTACGCTCCCAAGCGGGTGATTGACTCTGCCGCGCAGACCTTTTCGTTCCCGGACTTGACCGAATGGTCCAACGACTCGTTCGCCGTCAGCAATGTGACCATCGATGGTGGGAAGGCCAACGGCGTTCGGTTGGCCGGCGCCCGCGGGGTGACTCTCACGGGGCTGGCCATCGGGGGAGTCGACTCCGGTGCTGCGGTGATGATCGATTCGGCCGCGCCGGGCAATGATGTCGGATGGCACTATGTGGCGTCACGCGGCGTGCACATGTCGGACGTGGCGATCGATTCCTGCGAGACCGGCATCCACCTCTTGGCCCGCCCCGACGATGCCGTCGATCCTCGGTTCACTCACTTCGACGTCGCGATCGAGGATGCGGCGATCCGCGACTGCAAAAATTGGTCGTTACGTGCGGAATCGCTGACCGACCAACGCGCGACTGGGTTCGACCTGCGGTCGTGCGCTGTCGAGGCGTCGTCGTCGGCTGGCGGCAACGGCGGTGTGGGCCTGGCCAATACCAGTCACAGCCGACTGAATGCGCTGTCGATTCGGCACAGCCGGGCGGTATTGGCGTTCGCGGCCAACGACGTTGGCGATCTCGCTGTCGATCGGCTGGCTGTCACGATCACCGACGGTGACCCACCGGACAAGCCGGGACCGTGCACGGGTTTCGAAAACTGTGACGGGGTAGTCGACGGTCTCCGAATCACCTGGGACAGTGCACCTACCGCATGGGCGCCAGTGCATCTCACCGGCGCTTCGGGAGTCGGGCAGTCCGTGCGCATGACCATTCGGCGCGGCTAG
- a CDS encoding VOC family protein yields MTLRFSDVCIDARDIHALSSWWSTVLGWPAEATEDGDVVLRAPAGGGPDWLFLTVPEDKVVKNRIHFDFTPDDQQAEVDRVVGLGARHVDIGQGAQSWVVLADPEGNEFCILSAK; encoded by the coding sequence ATGACGCTGCGGTTCAGCGATGTCTGCATCGACGCCCGCGACATCCATGCGCTGTCGTCGTGGTGGTCGACGGTGCTGGGCTGGCCTGCCGAGGCCACCGAGGACGGCGACGTGGTCCTGCGGGCCCCCGCCGGTGGCGGGCCCGACTGGCTGTTCCTGACCGTGCCCGAGGACAAGGTCGTCAAGAACCGCATCCACTTCGACTTCACCCCCGACGATCAGCAGGCCGAAGTCGATCGGGTGGTTGGGCTGGGAGCCCGCCACGTGGATATCGGCCAGGGCGCTCAGAGTTGGGTGGTGCTGGCCGACCCGGAGGGCAACGAGTTCTGCATCCTGTCGGCGAAATAG
- a CDS encoding acyl-CoA synthetase, whose product MLLASLNPAAVAAGADIGDAVRIDGAVLSRSDLVGAATSVAERVGGARQVAVLATPTAATVLAVTGCLIAGVPFVPVPADVGVAERAHILTDSGAQAWLGESPADLGDLPHVPVRLHARSWHRYPEPAPRSTAMVMYTSGTTGLPKGVLISRRAIAAQIDALVQAWQWTPDDTLVHGLPLFHVHGLILGLLGSLRVGNRFVHTGKPTPAAYAAAGGTLYFGVPTVWSRVAADPAAAAALASARLLVSGSAPLPVPVFTRLTELTGQPPVERYGSTESLITISTRADGERRPGWVGLPLNGVHTRLVHEDGSVGQHDGETIGSLQLKAPTVFDGYLNRPDATTDAFDPDGWYRTGDAAVIDEGGMHRIVGRESVDLIKSGGFRVGAGEVETVLLGHPGVEEVAVVGLPDPDLGQRIVAFVVGDARPEDLIAFVAEQLSVHKRPREVRLVDSLPRNAMGKVVKKELMK is encoded by the coding sequence GTGCTGCTGGCCTCCCTGAATCCCGCTGCCGTCGCCGCCGGAGCCGACATCGGTGACGCCGTGCGCATCGACGGCGCCGTCCTGTCCCGCAGTGATCTCGTCGGGGCGGCCACGTCCGTGGCCGAGCGGGTCGGCGGTGCCCGGCAAGTCGCCGTGCTGGCCACCCCCACCGCCGCCACCGTGTTGGCTGTCACGGGCTGCCTGATCGCCGGCGTCCCGTTCGTTCCGGTGCCCGCCGACGTCGGGGTCGCCGAACGCGCGCACATCCTTACCGACTCCGGAGCGCAGGCCTGGCTGGGGGAGTCACCCGCCGACCTCGGCGACCTGCCGCATGTCCCGGTCCGGCTGCACGCGCGATCGTGGCACCGCTACCCCGAGCCGGCGCCGCGGAGCACCGCGATGGTGATGTACACCTCCGGCACCACCGGGCTGCCCAAGGGCGTGCTGATCAGCCGGCGCGCGATCGCCGCTCAAATCGACGCGCTGGTGCAGGCCTGGCAGTGGACCCCCGACGACACCCTGGTGCACGGGCTGCCGCTGTTCCATGTGCACGGCCTGATCCTGGGACTGCTGGGCTCGCTGCGCGTGGGAAATCGGTTCGTGCACACCGGAAAGCCCACCCCTGCGGCGTACGCCGCTGCCGGCGGCACCCTGTACTTCGGGGTGCCCACGGTGTGGTCGCGCGTGGCGGCCGACCCTGCAGCCGCCGCCGCGCTGGCCTCGGCACGGCTGTTGGTGTCAGGCAGCGCGCCGCTGCCGGTGCCGGTGTTCACCCGGCTGACCGAGCTGACCGGTCAGCCGCCCGTCGAGCGCTACGGCAGCACCGAGTCGCTGATCACGATCAGCACGCGGGCCGACGGGGAGCGCCGGCCGGGCTGGGTCGGGTTGCCGCTCAACGGGGTTCATACGCGGTTGGTGCACGAAGACGGTTCGGTCGGTCAGCACGACGGCGAAACCATCGGCAGCCTTCAGCTCAAGGCCCCGACGGTGTTCGACGGTTACCTCAACCGGCCGGATGCCACCACCGATGCCTTCGATCCCGACGGGTGGTACCGCACTGGCGACGCCGCCGTCATCGACGAGGGTGGCATGCACCGCATCGTCGGCCGCGAATCGGTGGACCTGATCAAGTCCGGTGGCTTCCGGGTGGGGGCCGGCGAGGTCGAGACGGTGCTGCTCGGCCATCCCGGGGTCGAGGAGGTCGCGGTGGTGGGCCTGCCCGACCCCGACCTCGGTCAGCGGATCGTGGCGTTCGTTGTCGGTGACGCCAGGCCAGAAGATCTGATTGCCTTTGTCGCCGAACAGCTTTCGGTGCACAAGCGCCCCCGTGAGGTGCGGCTGGTCGATTCGCTGCCGCGCAACGCGATGGGCAAAGTCGTCAAGAAGGAGCTGATGAAATGA
- a CDS encoding NUDIX hydrolase gives MTVREDIIERPDGSTGIYGVVDKPDYALIIAVDTGRVALVEQYRYPLGERRWEFPQGTAPNRAAVNPAELAAQELREETGLTAGAYAVLGSLDIAAGMSSQRGWVFLATDITEGEPDREHEEQDMHFEWFERSRFEEMIRTGAITDAQSIAAYALLLLRERFEA, from the coding sequence ATGACGGTGCGTGAGGACATCATTGAGCGGCCGGACGGGTCCACCGGTATCTACGGCGTCGTCGACAAGCCCGACTACGCGTTGATCATCGCGGTCGACACCGGCCGGGTGGCATTGGTCGAGCAGTACCGCTACCCGCTCGGTGAGCGCCGCTGGGAGTTCCCACAGGGCACCGCCCCGAACCGGGCCGCGGTGAACCCGGCGGAGCTCGCCGCCCAGGAGTTGCGTGAGGAGACCGGGCTGACCGCCGGTGCGTACGCCGTCCTGGGCAGCCTCGACATCGCTGCGGGCATGAGCAGTCAGCGGGGCTGGGTGTTCCTGGCCACCGACATCACCGAGGGCGAACCCGACCGCGAGCACGAAGAGCAGGACATGCATTTCGAGTGGTTCGAGCGCAGCCGGTTCGAGGAGATGATCCGCACAGGCGCGATCACCGACGCCCAGTCGATCGCCGCCTACGCGCTTTTGCTGCTCAGGGAGCGTTTCGAGGCCTAA
- the malQ gene encoding 4-alpha-glucanotransferase — MFPEELRQLAAAHGVATSYRNERREPVGVDAEVVIRVLGLLDVDAGTEAGRRAELAKLAERDRAGRLPPTVAVRLDGNPRAMPGAELLVGEDGSRIEVADEVPADLAPGWYRLHTRDGQQITLVAAPAQVPQTPNTWGWMVQLYALRSARSWGIGDFGDLREFIEWTAAEHGAGAVLLNPLSAPGPTHPVQPSPYTPSSRRFANPLALRIEDLDAYQAASPDTRSEVDALRVSSSTERIDHDLVWAAKRSALEALWRSSGRPDPLEGLPEPGGLSDWATYCALAERHGGRWSRWPHELRDVHGRGVAGARRELLPRIAFHAWVQQQCAEQLAAVRAAGRNTGMAVGVLHDLPVGVDADGADAWALADVLAGGVSVGAPPDNFTPRGQDWGLPPWRPDRLAATGYAALRDMLRAILSHADGLRIDHVAGLWRLWWIPPGDTPDRGTYVHYDAEVMLAVLALEAHRAGAVVVGEDLGTVEPEVTAALAANEMLGSAVSWFTRDESQPDQPLLASKAWPSRAAASLSTHDLPTAAGFLRGEHVRARAELGLLDDVPAEQTNADKERAEWLALLRSEGLLDETESDEASIIVAMHRFLASTPSRLKLISPYDVIGEPRQPNLPGTIDEYPNWRLPLAETLEQLRADPRVTEITAAFRS, encoded by the coding sequence GTGTTTCCGGAGGAGTTGCGGCAGCTGGCCGCCGCGCACGGGGTGGCCACGTCCTATCGCAACGAACGCCGGGAGCCGGTGGGTGTCGACGCCGAGGTGGTGATCCGCGTTCTCGGATTGCTGGACGTCGACGCCGGCACCGAGGCCGGCAGGCGTGCCGAGCTGGCCAAGCTGGCCGAGCGCGACCGCGCGGGCCGGTTACCGCCCACTGTCGCGGTGCGCCTGGACGGTAACCCGCGTGCGATGCCCGGGGCCGAGCTCCTGGTCGGTGAGGACGGCAGCCGCATCGAGGTGGCTGACGAGGTGCCCGCGGACCTGGCGCCGGGCTGGTACCGGCTGCACACCCGCGACGGCCAGCAGATCACGTTGGTGGCGGCTCCAGCGCAGGTGCCGCAGACACCGAACACCTGGGGCTGGATGGTGCAGCTCTACGCACTGCGATCGGCGCGCTCGTGGGGTATCGGCGATTTCGGCGATCTGCGCGAGTTCATCGAGTGGACGGCCGCAGAGCACGGCGCCGGGGCGGTGCTGCTCAACCCGTTGAGCGCGCCCGGCCCGACGCATCCGGTGCAACCGTCGCCCTACACCCCGTCGAGCCGGCGGTTCGCCAACCCGCTGGCGCTGCGCATCGAGGATCTCGACGCCTATCAGGCGGCAAGCCCGGACACCCGCAGCGAGGTGGACGCGCTCCGGGTTTCGTCGAGTACTGAGCGGATCGATCACGACCTGGTGTGGGCGGCGAAACGTTCTGCGCTGGAGGCACTCTGGCGATCGTCCGGCAGGCCTGACCCGCTCGAAGGGTTACCGGAGCCGGGCGGTCTGTCCGACTGGGCGACCTATTGCGCGCTCGCCGAACGTCACGGTGGGCGGTGGAGCCGCTGGCCGCACGAACTCCGCGATGTCCACGGTCGGGGTGTCGCTGGGGCGCGCCGGGAGCTGTTGCCCCGGATCGCATTTCACGCGTGGGTCCAGCAGCAGTGTGCCGAGCAGCTGGCGGCGGTGCGTGCGGCCGGACGAAACACCGGTATGGCTGTGGGTGTGCTGCACGACCTGCCCGTCGGTGTGGACGCCGACGGGGCCGACGCCTGGGCACTGGCTGATGTACTGGCCGGCGGCGTGAGCGTCGGGGCGCCCCCGGACAACTTCACCCCCCGCGGCCAGGACTGGGGGCTGCCACCGTGGCGTCCCGACCGGCTGGCGGCCACCGGCTACGCGGCACTGCGAGACATGTTGCGCGCCATCCTGTCCCATGCGGATGGATTGCGGATCGACCATGTCGCCGGCCTGTGGCGACTGTGGTGGATCCCGCCGGGCGACACCCCCGACCGCGGCACCTACGTGCACTATGACGCCGAGGTCATGCTCGCGGTTCTCGCCCTGGAGGCACACCGGGCCGGGGCTGTCGTCGTCGGTGAAGACTTGGGCACCGTCGAACCCGAGGTCACCGCGGCGTTGGCCGCCAACGAGATGCTGGGCTCGGCGGTCTCCTGGTTCACCCGCGACGAGTCCCAACCCGACCAGCCGCTGCTGGCGTCAAAGGCATGGCCGTCGCGCGCCGCCGCGAGCCTGTCCACCCACGATCTGCCCACCGCCGCAGGGTTTCTCCGGGGCGAGCACGTACGCGCACGCGCCGAGCTGGGATTGCTCGACGATGTACCGGCAGAGCAGACCAACGCGGACAAGGAGCGCGCCGAATGGCTGGCTTTGCTTCGCTCCGAAGGCCTTCTGGATGAGACCGAGTCCGACGAGGCCTCGATCATCGTTGCGATGCACCGCTTTCTGGCATCGACGCCGAGCCGGCTGAAGCTGATCTCGCCCTACGACGTGATCGGCGAGCCGCGGCAACCCAATCTGCCGGGCACGATCGACGAGTATCCGAACTGGCGACTACCCCTTGCGGAAACCCTCGAACAGCTACGCGCAGATCCGCGCGTCACCGAGATCACCGCGGCCTTCCGGTCGTGA
- a CDS encoding glycosyltransferase: MTKPEERGAAPRMAIVHERLTEIAGSEFVTEQLAYEWPTASIRIPIVDPRARISFADRVETGGLSTAYRLLGYRTYAPLLPLVPRWLRRLDFASADAVIISHHAFAIGAARAAGTRPTIAYVHSPARWAWDSTMREAEADSLPGKAALNVLSRQAIKNELQSCGKLTTVVANSRAVAERIARNWGREATVVHPPVDTEFYTPDADEPVGDFFLLAGRLVPYKRPEIAIKAAAAAKVRLIVAGGSRKFDHYRQIAGDTDITFLGRVSDDELRSLQRRALACLLPGEEDFGIVPVEAMACGTPVVALGVGGACDSVVDGVTGVLVRGDDDASVIDAFASTLAEFDRKSFDSAEIRRHAEGFSRAEFRRKMREVVDRTLTAYQGS; this comes from the coding sequence ATGACCAAGCCTGAAGAGCGCGGCGCCGCCCCACGCATGGCGATCGTTCATGAACGACTCACTGAAATCGCAGGATCCGAATTCGTCACCGAACAGCTGGCGTACGAATGGCCAACCGCATCGATTCGCATCCCGATAGTGGATCCGAGGGCCCGCATCAGCTTCGCAGACCGCGTCGAGACCGGCGGCCTTTCGACCGCCTATCGCCTCTTGGGATATCGGACCTATGCGCCGCTGCTGCCGCTGGTTCCGCGGTGGCTCCGCCGGCTCGACTTCGCCAGTGCGGATGCGGTCATCATCAGTCACCACGCCTTCGCGATCGGTGCGGCACGGGCCGCCGGAACGCGACCGACGATCGCCTACGTCCACTCGCCAGCACGTTGGGCCTGGGACTCGACGATGCGCGAAGCCGAGGCCGATTCGTTGCCCGGTAAGGCCGCATTGAACGTGCTGTCGAGACAGGCGATCAAGAACGAGCTCCAGTCTTGCGGCAAGCTCACCACTGTCGTCGCAAACAGCAGGGCGGTCGCCGAGCGGATCGCTCGAAACTGGGGCCGGGAGGCCACCGTCGTCCACCCTCCGGTTGACACGGAGTTCTACACGCCGGATGCCGACGAGCCGGTCGGCGACTTCTTTTTGTTGGCCGGCCGCCTGGTGCCGTACAAACGCCCCGAGATAGCGATCAAGGCCGCCGCGGCCGCCAAGGTGAGGCTCATCGTGGCCGGCGGCAGCCGAAAGTTCGACCATTACAGGCAGATTGCCGGTGATACTGATATCACGTTCTTGGGTAGGGTGTCCGATGACGAACTGCGCAGCCTGCAGCGGCGTGCTCTGGCTTGCCTGCTGCCGGGTGAAGAGGACTTCGGCATCGTTCCTGTCGAAGCCATGGCGTGCGGCACACCGGTTGTGGCGCTGGGTGTCGGTGGTGCGTGCGACAGCGTCGTCGACGGTGTGACCGGAGTGCTGGTCCGCGGCGACGACGACGCGTCGGTCATCGACGCGTTCGCCAGTACTCTGGCCGAATTCGACCGCAAGTCATTCGACTCGGCAGAGATCCGTCGGCATGCCGAGGGCTTTTCACGCGCCGAGTTCCGGCGCAAGATGCGCGAGGTCGTCGACCGAACCCTGACCGCATATCAGGGAAGCTGA
- a CDS encoding acyltransferase family protein, with protein sequence MTDYATSTAVRNHAVDLYRVGALLFVVVGHWIAASLTFSDGSFWRDNPLVDLPWTQWLTWIFQVVPVFFVVAGYASAVSWTHRDPGESRQAWLRRRLVRPIGPTAVYVAFALVVVAVLSRIGVTGSELDFGAWAVAMHLWFLGIYVLVVALTPVAVAAHQRWGKWVPFIITLAVAAVDLATIGADVPYIGWLNYLLVWWVLYQLGIAWHDGTLCRRAAIALAVLSAIVLALLVTVGPYPVSMIGVPGATVNNTGPPNLALLALGGVQAGVALAIAPAVDRMVKSVRARRILAVANDNVMALYLWHMIPVVIVALAGYPTGLLPQPELGSAAWWWFRLEWVAILAVVAAVELVLLWWGRRLFSAPLPTFGVAIPPSLGEVLLFAGTITIAATITVFATLGFAPAGRVPVAASVGFAVGVALVALAPVNTRRTRV encoded by the coding sequence GTGACCGACTATGCGACCAGTACTGCCGTGCGTAACCACGCCGTGGACCTGTACCGGGTGGGCGCCCTGCTGTTCGTCGTCGTCGGGCATTGGATCGCGGCGTCGCTGACCTTCTCCGACGGATCGTTCTGGCGAGACAACCCCCTCGTCGACCTGCCCTGGACCCAGTGGCTGACATGGATCTTCCAAGTCGTCCCGGTGTTCTTCGTGGTGGCGGGCTATGCCAGCGCGGTGTCGTGGACCCACCGAGACCCGGGTGAGTCGCGGCAGGCCTGGCTGCGTCGGCGGCTGGTCCGCCCGATCGGGCCGACGGCGGTGTACGTCGCGTTCGCGTTGGTGGTTGTGGCGGTGCTGAGCCGCATCGGGGTGACCGGTTCGGAGCTCGACTTCGGCGCCTGGGCGGTGGCCATGCATCTGTGGTTCCTGGGCATCTACGTGCTGGTGGTCGCGCTGACACCGGTCGCGGTCGCCGCGCATCAGCGCTGGGGCAAGTGGGTGCCGTTCATCATCACGCTCGCGGTCGCGGCGGTAGACCTGGCGACCATCGGTGCCGACGTGCCCTACATCGGCTGGCTGAATTATCTGCTGGTGTGGTGGGTGCTCTATCAGCTCGGCATTGCCTGGCACGACGGCACACTGTGCCGGCGCGCGGCGATCGCGCTGGCGGTGCTTTCGGCGATCGTGTTGGCTCTGCTCGTCACGGTCGGGCCGTACCCGGTCAGCATGATCGGCGTACCGGGCGCGACCGTGAACAACACCGGTCCGCCCAACCTGGCGCTTCTGGCCCTCGGCGGCGTGCAGGCCGGCGTGGCGCTGGCGATCGCCCCGGCGGTCGACCGAATGGTGAAATCGGTTCGCGCTCGACGCATTCTGGCGGTCGCCAACGACAATGTGATGGCGCTCTATCTGTGGCACATGATTCCGGTCGTGATCGTGGCCCTCGCCGGGTATCCGACCGGTCTGCTGCCGCAACCGGAGCTGGGCTCGGCGGCCTGGTGGTGGTTCCGGCTGGAGTGGGTGGCGATCCTTGCCGTCGTCGCCGCCGTCGAGCTGGTGTTGTTGTGGTGGGGCCGCAGGTTGTTCTCCGCGCCGCTGCCGACATTTGGAGTCGCCATCCCGCCATCGCTGGGCGAGGTGCTGTTGTTCGCGGGCACCATCACGATCGCGGCGACGATCACGGTCTTCGCCACCCTCGGCTTCGCCCCGGCCGGGCGTGTCCCGGTCGCAGCGAGTGTCGGGTTCGCGGTGGGTGTGGCGCTGGTGGCGCTGGCGCCCGTCAATACGCGTCGAACCCGAGTTTGA
- a CDS encoding glycosyltransferase family 1 protein — translation MFDIRHINSSGIGTYIRMQLPHLAEILPRNGLKLAVLADADSIPRVDANTEVVVTQPANAPMYSLDEQRVWNNALKQCRPRAIWLPQYPYPFALLKPGNHDIAAFVTVHDTIQLLPPEISDQNWVKRAYARTMFTVDARKCRAIFTPSRATAHALRQVARCAPIVSPIPVGEEWFAGVDPALSPVQGRYLLYVGNVKRHKNLPMLLQAFADVAGSIPHKLVIAGGGESLRTLDERVQQVAAGLGDRVVLAGRLEFEALRSLVAGAELLVMPSLCEGAGLPPLEAMASRTAVVASDIPAVKETCGVGAEYFDPTDIPGLTALLRKYCGDDAARAELAARGWSYVNRRQSEAPFTAAVDTIVMELQT, via the coding sequence TTGTTCGACATCCGCCACATCAACTCCAGTGGCATTGGGACATATATCCGAATGCAGTTGCCACACCTGGCGGAAATTCTGCCGCGCAATGGCCTGAAACTCGCGGTTTTGGCCGACGCGGATTCCATCCCTCGAGTCGATGCAAACACCGAGGTGGTGGTGACTCAGCCGGCGAATGCACCTATGTATTCCCTCGATGAACAGCGGGTTTGGAACAACGCGCTCAAGCAGTGCCGGCCTAGGGCGATCTGGCTGCCGCAATATCCCTATCCGTTCGCCCTGTTGAAGCCCGGGAACCACGATATTGCCGCTTTCGTCACGGTCCACGACACAATTCAGCTACTGCCCCCAGAAATCAGCGACCAGAATTGGGTGAAGCGCGCCTACGCGCGCACGATGTTCACCGTCGATGCCCGCAAATGTCGGGCAATTTTCACGCCGTCCAGGGCGACCGCCCACGCGCTTCGCCAGGTGGCCCGGTGCGCGCCGATCGTCTCTCCGATTCCGGTCGGCGAAGAGTGGTTCGCCGGCGTCGATCCTGCGCTGTCGCCGGTGCAGGGGAGGTACCTGCTCTACGTCGGAAACGTGAAGCGCCACAAGAATCTGCCGATGCTGCTGCAGGCATTCGCCGACGTCGCCGGCTCGATTCCACACAAGTTGGTGATTGCCGGTGGCGGGGAGTCCTTGCGGACGCTCGACGAGCGCGTGCAGCAGGTTGCCGCCGGTCTTGGCGACCGGGTGGTCCTGGCCGGACGGCTCGAGTTTGAGGCGTTGCGCTCACTCGTCGCGGGCGCCGAGCTGCTGGTGATGCCGTCGCTGTGTGAAGGGGCCGGGCTGCCACCGCTGGAGGCGATGGCCTCACGCACCGCTGTCGTGGCCTCTGACATCCCGGCAGTCAAAGAAACCTGCGGGGTGGGGGCGGAATACTTCGATCCCACGGACATCCCGGGCCTGACGGCGCTGCTGCGCAAGTACTGCGGCGATGATGCCGCCCGCGCCGAGTTGGCGGCCAGAGGCTGGTCGTATGTCAATCGTCGGCAGTCGGAAGCACCGTTCACCGCGGCCGTGGACACAATCGTTATGGAGTTGCAGACTTGA